A genomic segment from Oncorhynchus keta strain PuntledgeMale-10-30-2019 chromosome 7, Oket_V2, whole genome shotgun sequence encodes:
- the LOC118386408 gene encoding interferon-inducible double-stranded RNA-dependent protein kinase activator A homolog encodes MSQDGFQPTLIRTTHTNNTSSSIQQPHAPGKTPIQVLHEYGTKMGNLPVYVMEKAEGEAHQPSFIFNVTIGDMSCTGQGASKKAAKHKAAESALNLLEIDPGTPLHIKKESNGNPAKPNDQPNSVGKLQELALQQGWRLPEYTVFTEAGPPHKREFTVTCRMESLTETATGNSKKVAKKAGAEKMLAKLLNVSGCPEITWIPKPGVRLENLRNSSAEKMSLLRRNPLSIPNTDYIQMMLELSQEQGFEVTYFDIDELTVNGQYQCLAELSTSPVAVCHGTGISCGNAHNDAAHNALQYIKIMASIK; translated from the exons ATGTCTCAAGACGGATTTCAACCTACACTTATAAGGACCACGCACACTAACAACACGAG CTCGAGTATTCAACAACCACATGCACCTGGTAAAACACCCATACAAGTTCTACATGAATATGGAACAAAAATGGGTAATCTTCCCGTGTACGTGATGGAAAAGGCCGAAGGGGAGGCGCACCAACCCAGCTTCATCTTCAACGTTACAATAGGAGATATGTCCTGCACAG GTCAAGGAGCCAGTAAAAAAGCTGCCAAACACAAAGCCGCTGAGTCTGCCCTGAACCTTCTGGAAATAGACCCCGGAACACC CCTTCATATAAAGAAGGAGAGTAACGGAAACCCAGCGAAGCCTAACGACCAACCCAACTCAGTGGGGAAACTACAG GAGCTGGCGCTGCAGCAGGGATGGCGCCTCCCTGAATACACTGTTTTCACAGAGGCAGGCCCACCTCACAAGAGAGAGTTCACTGTTACCTGCAGAATGGAGTCGCTCACAGAGACCG CGACGGGAAATTCCAAGAAGGTGGCTAAAAAGGCAGGTGCTGAGAAGATGTTAGCAAAACTTCTAAATGTGTCTGGTTGTCCTGAAATCACATGG ATCCCAAAGCCCGGTGTCCGATTGGAGAACTTGCGTAACTCCTCGGCAGAGAAGATGTCTCTCCTAAGAAGGAACCCACTCAGTATTCCCAACACAGACTACATCCAGATGATGCTGGAGCTGTCCCAAGAGCAGGGCTTTGAAGTCACATACTTTGACATTG ATGAGCTGACAGTGAACGGGCAGTACCAGTGCTTGGCAGAGCTGTCCACCTCACCCGTCGCCGTATGCCACGGTACAGGCATCTCCTGCGGCAACGCACATAACGACGCCGCACACAACGCTCTCCAGTACATCAAGATCATGGCTTCCATCAAATGA